A genome region from Eurosta solidaginis isolate ZX-2024a chromosome 2, ASM4086904v1, whole genome shotgun sequence includes the following:
- the LOC137242482 gene encoding uncharacterized protein isoform X1: protein MNLCRSRNIFFHTDAAHAVGKIPINTINIDLMSIFGHKLYGPKGIWALYIQSGSGQERGIRSGKRDLLAELYSDLSPKYIGFTTPPTGTGAAYNGSESDGGLQKRSTRHRELLIYTTSPDIGGSDSELLTDATTTRRTRNQAISPSPTTLAVASQKFISPIEKLLVRNCETQK, encoded by the exons ATGAATCTTTGCCGCTCACGAAATATATTCTTTCACACCGACGCAGCACACGCAGTTGGCAAAATTCCAATTAATACAATTAACATtgatttaatgtcaatatttggCCATAAATTATATGGGCCAAAGGGTATTTGGGCACTTTATATACAGAGTGGATCTGGACAAGAGCGTGGTATACGTAGTG GAAAACGTGACCTACTGGCCGAATTGTATTCGGATTTAAGCCCAAAATATATTGGATTTACAACACCGCCAACAGgaactggtgctgcatataacgGTAGCGAAAGTGATGGGGGACTTCAAAAAAGAAGTACACGGCACCGCGAATTGCTTATATATACTACAAGTCCAGATATAGGCGGTAGCGATAGTGAACTTTTGACTGATGCAACGACTACGAGACGTACACGTAACCAGGCAATATCGCCTTCACCGACTACATTAGCTGTAGCAAGTCAAAAGTTTATAAGTCCTATTGAGAAATTACTTGTGCGAAATTGTGAGACACAAAAGTAG
- the LOC137242482 gene encoding uncharacterized protein isoform X2, producing MSIFGHKLYGPKGIWALYIQSGSGQERGIRSGKRDLLAELYSDLSPKYIGFTTPPTGTGAAYNGSESDGGLQKRSTRHRELLIYTTSPDIGGSDSELLTDATTTRRTRNQAISPSPTTLAVASQKFISPIEKLLVRNCETQK from the exons atgtcaatatttggCCATAAATTATATGGGCCAAAGGGTATTTGGGCACTTTATATACAGAGTGGATCTGGACAAGAGCGTGGTATACGTAGTG GAAAACGTGACCTACTGGCCGAATTGTATTCGGATTTAAGCCCAAAATATATTGGATTTACAACACCGCCAACAGgaactggtgctgcatataacgGTAGCGAAAGTGATGGGGGACTTCAAAAAAGAAGTACACGGCACCGCGAATTGCTTATATATACTACAAGTCCAGATATAGGCGGTAGCGATAGTGAACTTTTGACTGATGCAACGACTACGAGACGTACACGTAACCAGGCAATATCGCCTTCACCGACTACATTAGCTGTAGCAAGTCAAAAGTTTATAAGTCCTATTGAGAAATTACTTGTGCGAAATTGTGAGACACAAAAGTAG